One genomic region from Calypte anna isolate BGI_N300 unplaced genomic scaffold, bCalAnn1_v1.p scaffold_76_arrow_ctg1, whole genome shotgun sequence encodes:
- the LOC103533764 gene encoding LOW QUALITY PROTEIN: olfactory receptor 14J1 (The sequence of the model RefSeq protein was modified relative to this genomic sequence to represent the inferred CDS: deleted 2 bases in 1 codon) produces the protein MSNSSSIRQFLLLAFADRWELQLLHFWLFLGIYLAALLGNGLIITTIACDHHLHTPMYFFLLNLSLLDLGSISTTLPKAMANSLWDNTGISYNKCAAQLFFFLFFISAEFYLLTIMSYDRYVAICKPLHYRTLLGSRACVHMAAAAWGTGFLNALLHTANTFSLPLCQGNALDQFFCEVPQILKLSCSHSYLRELGLIVVSACLSFVCFVFIVVSYVEIFRAVLRIPSEQGRHKAFSMCLPHLAVVSLFISTAAFAYLKKPPSISSPSRDLVVSFLYSVVPPAVNPLIYSMRNQELKGSLRKLMTDIFQQP, from the exons atgtccaacagcagctccatcaggcagttcctcctcctggcatttgcagacaggtgggagctgcagctcttgcacttctggctcttcctgggcatctacctggctgccctcctgggcaacggcctcatcatcaccaccatcgcctgtgaccaccacctccacacccccatgtacttcttcctcctcaacctctccctcctcgacctgggatccatctccaccactctgcccaaagccatggccaattccctctgggacaacacggGCATCTCCTACAACAaatgtgctgcacagctcttcttctttctcttcttcatctcAGCTgagttttatctcctgaccatcatgtcctacgaccgctacgtggccatctgcaaacccctgcactacaggaccctcctgggcagcagagcttgtgtccacatggcagcagctgcctggggcactgggtttctcaatgctctgctgcacacagccaatacattttccctgcccctctgccagggcaatgccctggaccagttcttctgtgaagtcccccagatcctcaagctctcctgctcacactcctacctcagggaacttggtCTTATTGTTGTCAGTGCATGTTTAtcatttgtgtgttttgttttcatcgtggtgtcctatgtggagatcttcagggctgtgctgaggatcccctctgagcagggaaggcacaaagccttttccatgtgcctccctcacctggctgtggtctccctgttcatcagcacagcagcttttgcctacctgaag aAGCCCCCCTCCATTTCTTCTCCATCCCGggacctggtggtgtcatttctgtactcagtggttcctccagcagtgaaccccctcatctacagcatgaggaaccaggagctcaagggttCTCTGAGGAAGCTGATGACTGATATTTTTCAGCAGCCATAG